The Lasioglossum baleicum chromosome 15, iyLasBale1, whole genome shotgun sequence genome has a segment encoding these proteins:
- the LOC143216651 gene encoding uncharacterized protein LOC143216651 has protein sequence MVYEETAWDIDGHNEAGPSTSSGQLQQCSTPQKSQNVLLRGMKKCQLTPTAARLYSVVKKLLKRNCYANRKREDLKTRLERARALSESSLGRRYTTDEKILALALLKQSAKSYKLLRKLCN, from the exons ATGGTTTACGAAGAAACAGCGTGGGATATTGATGGACACAACGAAGCTGGTCCAAGTACATCATCAGGACAGTTACAGCAGTGTTCAACCCCACAGAAGAGCCAAAATGTACTGCTGCGGGGCATGAAAAAGTGCCAATTGACCCCAACTGCAGCCAGATTGTACAGCGTTGTGAAGAAATTACTGAAACGCAACTGTTATGCTAACAGGAAGAGAGAAGATTTAAAGACACGACTGGAACGAGCAAGAGCCTTATCAGAATCTAGTCTG GGAAGGCGCTACACGACGGATGAGAAGATATTGGCCTTGGCACTTCTGAAGCAGTCAGCAAAATCGTACAAGCTACTGAGGAAGCTGTGTAATTGA